The Posidoniimonas polymericola genome has a segment encoding these proteins:
- a CDS encoding 3-keto-disaccharide hydrolase, with the protein MNRFVSICMLPLFALAAVAAHASEYLPGIEWPEPPVVTPGEKNSDPPSDALVLFDGTSKSAFDNADNWKVEDGVLIAGQGALVTREKFGDCQLHIEWSAAVPVKGNGQGRSNSGVYFMSQAEGVGYEVQILDSYQNPTYFDGQAGAIYKQQPPMVNAMRPPGEWNAYDVIWTAPRFNADGSLNSPAYMTVIHNGVLLQNHTELAGKSAWDTPPAYTAHPDRLPLRLQDHGNPVRFRNIWIRDYKKLEGKQVAEPRFR; encoded by the coding sequence ATGAACCGCTTTGTTTCGATTTGCATGCTCCCATTGTTCGCCCTTGCCGCTGTCGCCGCCCACGCCAGCGAGTACCTACCCGGCATCGAGTGGCCCGAGCCGCCGGTCGTGACGCCGGGCGAGAAGAACAGCGATCCGCCGTCGGACGCGCTGGTGCTGTTCGACGGGACCAGCAAGTCGGCGTTCGACAACGCGGATAACTGGAAGGTCGAGGACGGCGTGCTGATTGCCGGCCAGGGGGCGCTGGTGACCCGCGAGAAGTTTGGCGACTGCCAGCTGCACATCGAGTGGTCGGCCGCGGTACCGGTGAAGGGCAACGGTCAGGGCCGCAGCAACAGCGGCGTGTACTTCATGTCGCAGGCCGAGGGGGTCGGCTACGAGGTGCAGATCCTCGACTCGTACCAGAACCCGACGTACTTTGACGGTCAGGCGGGCGCGATCTACAAGCAGCAGCCGCCGATGGTCAACGCGATGCGTCCGCCCGGCGAGTGGAACGCGTACGACGTCATCTGGACCGCGCCGCGGTTCAACGCCGACGGCTCGCTCAACAGCCCGGCGTACATGACCGTCATCCACAACGGCGTGCTGCTGCAGAACCACACCGAGCTGGCCGGCAAGTCGGCGTGGGACACCCCGCCGGCGTACACCGCGCACCCCGACCGGCTGCCGCTCCGGCTGCAGGACCACGGCAACCCGGTGCGGTTCCGCAACATCTGGATCCGCGACTACAAGAAGCTCGAGGGGAAGCAGGTCGCGGAGCCGCGTTTTCGCTAG